Within the Iodidimonas sp. SYSU 1G8 genome, the region ACGATGCCGATGGACGCCGCCTCCATCACGGCCCGGTTACGCGCCTCGCTGTCGCGCAGGGACTGTTCGGCACGGCGCAACTCCGTCAGATCCCGACCGGAACTGAGGATGCTGATCTCTCCCGTCTGCGAGTCGCGGACCGATGACGTGATCCAGTCGATCAAGCGGCGCTCGCCCTTGCGCGTCACCACATAACCTTCACGTCGCTGATACCGGTCATCGCCAGTGTCCACCAGTCGATCGAGGCCGAGCTTGAGGTCCGAACGGACGTCGGGCGGTACCGCGAGCTGAAACCAGTTCCGGCCCATCAGCTCGTCTTCCGCGTAGCCGAGCAGCTCCCGGCATTGGCGGTTCACCAGTCGAATGGTCCCGTCCGGATCCAGCGCGATGATGATGACCCCGGCGATGTCCAGATAGCGTTCCGCCCGTTGCCGGGCCTCATGGGCTTCCTGCTCGGCCTGCTTGATGTGCGTGACGTCCTGGATGATGCCGTTCATGCCGATGACACGGCCGGTCGCGTCACGCTCGACATAGTTCACGGTCTGGACGTGCAGCATTCCACGCGTTTGCGACATGAAGCGGTAGGTGGTTTCCGCCCGCTCATCAACTCCCCGGATCAACCGCTCCGCCCCCACATTGAGCGCGGCGCGATCGTCGGGATGAATCAGCGCCTGTCCCGCTTTTGCATCGAAGCAGGCGAATTCGTCGCCCACGCCCAGGATGGCGCGGGTAGCGGCCGGCATGGTGTACAACCGTGAAGCGGCGTCGTAGTGGGTTTCTCCCAGGCGCGCCATGCTCTGCGCCTGACGCAGCTGCCGTTCGCTGCGCGCCACTTCGCGCAGCGCCTCGTTACGCTCGGTCACGTCCATGTAGGACGCGATGATCAGCGGTTCCTCGTCGGGCGCGCCCCGATGCGCCGCGGCGGCGACGAGCACGTCGCGGTGGCTGCCGTCCAGACGCACGATGGGAAGCTCGCCCTCCCAGTGTCCTGGCGGTCCGAGCAGGCTGCCGAAGGCCGCCTGCGCCAGCTCGGGGTCCCGCACCGGATCGAGCGCGTGCAGCCGCCGGATCTCCTCCGGCCCCGTCGCGCCCATGAGGTCCATGAAGGCCCGATTGCCATAGCTGAAGTAGCCATCCGCGCCGACCATGGCGATCGCCCCGGCCGAATTCTGCAGGGCGCTGTCGCGAATGGCGATTTCCCGGTCCGCCGCGCGCCGCGCGGTATTGTCCTGGACCGCGCCGTTCATGCGGATCACGCCGCCCTTTTCGTTGAGAAAGGCGCGGGCGAGGCCGGTGATCCAGATAGTGCCGCCTTCCGGGCGCACCAGGCGCATTTCGGTTTCGATGATCTCGTCCTGGCCGGACCGCAACCGTTCGACGTCGGCGGCGACCCGGGCGGCATCGTCCGGATGCACCCGCGACATGAGATCGCCCAAAGGCAGCGGCCCGTGATCGGCCGGAAAGCCGTAGAGCCGGAGCATCTCGGGCGAACAGTTCAGGGTCTCGGAGCCGACGTCCCATTCCCAGCTGCCGAGTTGCGCGATCTGCTGCGCGACGAGCAGGTTGCGTTCGCTGTTGGCGAGCGCCAGTTCTGCCTGCTTGCGCTCGGTCACGTCCCGCGTGGTGCCGACGATACGCAGCGTTTCGCCCGTTTGCCGGCCCAGCACCCGGCCATAGGCCGACAACCAGATGGAACGCCCGTCCGGCAGGCGCGTGCGCATGGTCAGGTCGTAGGTCGAGCGTTCGCCGGCCACGATGCCGGCGAGCACCTCCTCGACCTTGCGCTGATCCGCGGGCGGCAGCGCCGCGATCCAGTCGTCCAGATTGTCGGAAATGGTCTCGTTGCCGCGTCCGATCAGGCGCGCGAGATTCTCGTCCGCCAGGATGCGGCGCTCCAGCGGTAATATTTCCCAGGCCGCCGTGCCGGATACCTCGCTGGCCAGCCGGTAGCGCCTGTGCAGGGTTCGCAGCTCCCGCTCCTGCTGGCGGCTTTGTGACACATCCTGCATGGCGCCGAGCACCGAAAGCGGATGGCCCGCCGCATCGCGCGTCACCTCGCCCAGGATGCGCAGATGCAAAAGCCTGCCATCGTCCCGGACCACGCGCGCTTCCAGATCGTATGATGCCTCACCACGCAGGGCGTCGGTGACCGACCGGGCCAGGCTTTCCTTGTCCTCGGGATGCACGAGCCGCATCCAGTCGTTGTCGTCGGCCTCCTGGCCGGCAAGCCCCAGCAGCGCGGCGACACCTTCGCTCCATGTAACCCGATTTTCGGCGATGTCCCATTCCCAGGCGCCGGAGCCCCCCAGCAGTTCCGCGCGTTTCAGGCGGTTGGCCTCGGCCTCGACCCGTTCCTCGAGCAGCTTTTCGCGCGTCACCACTTCCGAGAAGATCAGGATGCCACCCACCTCGCCTTGCCGGTCGCGCCAGGGAACATATTCCCATTTGACCGAGAGACGCGCGCCGCTGGGCAGGATGTATTCATCGGAATCATGCCGGATGATCTCGCCGGCAAGGCAGCGGCGATGGCGCTCGCGACGCTCTTCGTCCAGATCGGGAAAGACGTCGTAGTGCAACCGGCCGACGACTTCGACGCCCTCGAGTTCCAGGTCCTTGTACCAGCGATCGCTGACCGCCAGATAACGCAGGTCGCGGTCCAGCACGGCGACCGATGCGGGCGTGTGCGCGAGAAACAGCCCCCACAGGCCGGGACTGTCCGGCGGTGCGGGCAATGAATCCGGCGGCCTGTTCATGTCACGCGCCGCGCGGTCAGCCGCAAGGCTGACGCCGTTTGCCCGGCGCGTGGCCGCGCGGGATGTCCAACTGCATTGCCCCGATGCATGCCGACCCCGCTCCTCTCGCGGATCTTGCGTGTCTCCCCGCCGGACGCGTCAGGCTCCCCACCCCCGCGCCGACCTGTCCGATACTGCACTCTGGCGCCCGGCAGATAAAGTACTGAAAGGACTGAGCGTCCCAGCCCCTTGTCAGCGGGGCGGAGGGAAGTGCTGCTGGAACTCCTCGGTGGTGTTCACCTTCGGATAGGGCGCCGCCGGAACCGGCACCCCGAGGAAGCGGCACAGCGGCTCCCAGCCGTCCGAGGCCTGGAACACCAGGAGGCGATCGGCGGGAATCACCTTCCGCACGGTTTCGTTGTGACGGTTGTAGACCGCGATGGCATGGGCCCGGTCATCGATGTCACCGCCGAACGTATTCTCGATGACCAGCTTGCGCGCCATCTCCATCTGAACCTGCACGTTGGGCGGCGCGCCCTCGCGCGGCATCTTCATGGCGCGGAAAATGGTGGCCTGGCAGCTGTCGTACCATTTGTCCGCGTCGCGCAGGCTGAGGATGACCTTGGCGTCGGGATAAAGCTCGGCAAGTTCCCGGTAATAGTTGCAGGCGGGCCAGTCGACCGTCGCCTTGTAGCCCTGGAAGACGTCCTCCCAGTCGGGCGCGGCGCCATGGGCGATGTCATGCCATTTGCCGCCGAAGCCGTGCTGCATGACTTCCATCATGTGATAGCACGGATCGAAGCCAAGCAACTCGAGCGCGCCCTTGAGCGACAGCGTGCCGGTTCGGCCGAAGCCGGCGCCAATAACCGAAAGAGCCATGTCTCCCCACCCTTTAATCAGGTTTATGAACGGCGCCGCGTCCGGCCCGGAACAGGCGACCATTCCCCCAGCTTACCTCAGGAGCCGCCCGCCGCCACCCGGATAAATCCGTGGCAGCGCGGGGTGGTATGACGCATCCTTGGACCGCGCGACACGGGAGAGCCGCGCGACCATCAAGCGGGGAGAGACATGATGAGCGGACGATTCGATCTGACCGGCAAGGTCGCCTTGGTCACCGGCGGCAGCCGCGGGCTGGGCAAGGAAATGGTGCTGGCCTTCGCCGAAGCGGGCGCCGACGTGATCATCGCCAGCCGCAAGCTGGAGAACTGCAGGACACTGGCGGACGAGGTCGCCCAGCGCTTCGGGCGCAAGGCGCTGCCCTATGCCGCCCATGTGGGCAACTGGAACGAACTGGATGGCCTGGTGGACGCGGCCTATGACGCCTTCGGCAAGGTGGACATCCTCGTCAACAATGCGGGCATGTCGCCGCTCTATCCATCGCCGGAGGATATTTCCGAGGCGCTGTACGACAAGGTTCTCGACATCAATCTGAAGGGGCCGTTCCGCCTGAGCGCCCTGGTCGGCGGCCGCATGGCGCGCGGCGATGGCGGCTCGATCATCAACATCTCCAGCATCGCCTCGCTGCGGCCGACGGCCAACGTCATCCCCTATGCCGCCGCCAAGGCGGGCCTGAACGCCATGACCATGGCCTATGCCCACGCCTACGGGCCGACGGTCCGCGTCAACTGCATCTGCTGCGGCGCGTTCCGCACCGACGTGTCGAAGGCCTGGGACATGGAGGCCGCCGAGTCCCGCGCCCGCACCAATTACGCGCTGCAGCGCATCGGCGAACCCGAGGAGGTCGTGGGCGCGGCCCTCTACTTCGCCTCCGACGCGTCGAGCTACACCACCGGCGCGGTGCTGACCGTCGACGGCGGCCGCTGACCACATGGCCGGCGCCCGTGAAAAGGGACCACGGGTCGCGATCCTGGGCGCCGGCATGTCCGGCCTGTGCATGGGAATCGCCCTGAAGCGCGCGGGATTGGACGATTTCGTCATCTACGAGAAGGCGGACAACGTGGGCGGCACGTGGCGCGACAATACCTATCCCGGCGTCGCCTGCGACGTGCCGTCCCACCTCTATTCCTATTCCTTCGCGCCCAATCCGGACTGGAGCCACGTCTATGCCCCCGGCGCGGAAATCCAGGCGTATTTCGAGCGGTGCGCGACGATCTACGGGCTGTGGCCGCATATGAAGCTCGGCCAGGAAGTCACCGACGCCCGTTTCGACGAGGCCGGCCACCGCTGGCGCCTGACGACGGGCGCCGGCGAGCACGACACCGCTGATGTACTGGTCAGCGCCATCGGCGCGCTACACATACCGAACCACCCCGACATCGCCGGTCTGGACGGCTTCGCGGGCAGCGTGATGCACTCGGCGGCGTGGAATCCCGGGATCGAGCTTTCCGGCAAGCGCGTGGCCGTCATCGGCAGCGCCGCGAGCGCGGTGCAGATCGTGCCCTCCATCGCCGACGGGGCCGGGCACATCGAGGTGTTCCAGCGCACGCCCAACTGGATCATCCCGCGCCTCGACCGTGCCTATCCCAAATCATGGAAGCGCGCGTTCCGGCGTTTGCCGTTCCTGGGGCGGCTGCACCGCTGGCAGCTCTACTGGATGCTGGAGAGCCGCTTTCCCCTGTTTCTGCGCCGTAACCGCCGTAACGAGCGGGAGAAACGGCTCGCGCTGCGGCACCTGGAGTCGCAGGTGCCCGACCCGGACCTGCGGGCAAAGCTGACGCCCGACTATCCGCCCGGCTGCAAGCGCATCCTGGTGTCAGACGATTACTACCCGGCGCTTGCCCTCGAGCATGTCCATTTGGTGACCGAGCCCATCGCCCGGATCGAACCGGACGGCATCGTCACCACGGACGGCGCGCTGCACCATGCCGAAATGATCATCCTCGCCACCGGCTTCCGCACCACCGACATGCCGAAGACCGAAATCACCGGCCGCGGCGGCCTCACCCTGAACGAGGCATGGAAGGACGGCATGGCGGCGCACCGAACCGTGGCCGTTCCGGGCTTTCCCAATTTCTTCATGCTGTTGGGTCCCAACAGCGGCCTGGGCCACAGCTCGATCATCTTCATGGTCGAGCAGCAGGTGCGCTACCTGATGCAGTGCCTGCGGAAGCTGGTCGCGCGCCGCACCATCGAGCCGCGCCCTGACTCGGCCGCCCGGTTCGACGCCGCCCTCCAGCGCGGCCTCGCCGGCACCATCTGGCAGGCCGGCTGCAAGAGCTGGTATCAGGACGAGAACGGCAAGATCACCACGCTTTGGCCGCACGGCACGATCCGCTACTGGTGGGACATGCGGAAGGTGCGGTTCGGCGAGTACACATTGAAATGACAGGGGAGAAATCGCGATGTCCACCGGACCGATGGAAGACGTCCTCGCCATCCGCGAGTTGGTCGAGCGCTATTGCGACGCCGTGATGCTGAAGGACCCCGCCCTCTGGGCGACGACCTGGGCCGAGGACGGCGCGTCCTGGGTGATGTACGGCAATCTCATGGATGGCCGCGATGTCATCGTGTCGCGCTGGACGGAGATGATGAGCGCGGTGAAGTCGATCAGCTTCTTCCCCATGATGGTGTCCGTCGACGTGAACGGCGACACCGCGACCAGCAAGAATTACTTCAAGGAAGACATTGAGTTGCATGACGGCCGGACCTACAGCTCCACCGGCTACTACAACGACGTGCTGATTAAGCGGGAGGGGCGCTGGTTCTTCGAGACGCGGACGCATACGTCACTGCACCGGAGCGCGCAGATTTCAATCGTCACCAATGTCGAAAATTGAACGTTACATGCCAAAATTATTATTATATAATTATTTATTACTAATTTTTGTTTTCATTTCTTTCTCTATTTCAATTTTACCTATACTGTAATGAGCCTTCTTATGATCATTTGGGCATAACGCAATCACATTCGTAGCAGTATCGTTCCCTCCTTCCCCAAGGGGCACGATGTGATGAGTCTCGAGATAAATTGAACCATTTTCCATTCTGAAACCCGGTTCACCGCAATACTCGCACCGGCCAGCAGCCCTTGTGAGAGCGTGTGCGCGGACTGTTCGGCTCCGCACATAGGCAGAGCCAAAAACATCAATTTTTTTGGCTTTCGATTGCTCGAAATCATTTAGGTCGAATTGATCTACGTAATGCTCCTGTGGAGCACTACGATACAGTTCAAATTCACCGTTGGAGCTATCGTAGTTCCGAACACTCCAAATTTCAGAGTCTAGTTGTCGCGCCGTAACCACCGACGGAGTCGCATTCGGATCACCAGTGTTACGCTTGGATCCATCGTTGATTATAACATAGATAGGCAAATTGTACTTAAATGCGGATTGCAGCAGGAGATCAACTTTATTCGCTCGCCTAGCCCATGCCGGTTTACCGCCCGGTCTAGAATGAACTAAAGCGTCATCTCGATAATTTCCCTGATACGACACAATACTATCTTTCAATATAAGGGAATCATGCCACAAATTTAGAACAATGAATCGCCCAGGCTCTGCATAACCCCACTCATAGCAGTATTTTGGATTTGCTTTGTAATTTTTAGACGAATAACTAGATTTCCAATCAGACGTATCTAATCCGATTTTTTCCAGTAAATCGAAAACCAACTCCTTTCTCTTGGGTAGCAACTTAATGATTTCACTCATGCAGACCTCTTGCTAAAATTCGAAATTCCTTATTCACCCACCCCTGATCGCCGGCAGGAAATAGACCTCCGATTCCGGCCCCACTTCCTCGAGGAAAGCATCCTGGTGAACCACCCCGTCGATGGCGACGGCCATGGCGTCGGACTCCAGCACCTCGGCGATGCCGGGATAGCGCTCCTCCAGCGCCCTGATCAGGCGGCGGACGTTGCTGCCTTCGCAGCGGACTTCGACCTCGCCGCCGGCGAACCGGCGGCCCAGGTCTCCGGACAATACGACCCGCGCCACCTCAGCCTTTCGCCTTCTCGGCCGCCTCCAGCGCCGCCAGCACCTTTGGCGGCGAGAACGGCAGGTCGCGCATGCGCACGCCCACGGCGTCGAAGATGGCGTTGGCGATGACCGCGAGCGGCGGCACGATGGGCGCCTCGCCCACGCCGCGCACGCCGAAGGGGTGGTTCGGGTTCGGCACCTCGATGATCACCGCGTCGATCATGGGCAGGTCGGACGCCACCGGCATGCGGTAGTCGAGGAAGCCCGGGTTCAGCAGCCGGCCCTGGTCGTCATGGATGTATTCCTCGTTCAGCGCCCAGCCGATGCCCTGCACCGCGCCGCCCTGCATCTGGCCTTCAACATAGGACGGATGCACCGCCTTGCCGGCATCCTGGAAGGTGGTGTAGCGCAGGATGGTAATCTTGCCCGTCTCGCGGTCCACTTCCAAATCGCACAGATGGGTGGTGAGCGACGGGCCGGCGCCGGCCGCGTTGATGGAGGCGTGGCCCATGATCTGGCCGCCGGTCTTGGCGGCCTTTTCGGCGATCTGGGTGATGGTCAGCGAGCGGTTGCCGGTGGCTTCCTGGGCCGCGCCATCGCGCCAGACCACATTGTCGACGTCGATGTCCCAGATCTTGGCGGCGCGCTCGCGCATGATCCGCACCGCGTCCTCGGCCGCCTGCACCACGGCCATGCCGGTGGCGAAGGTGACGCGGCTGCCGCCGGTGACGTCGTTGAAGGCGATCGCCGTGGTGTCGACGATGGACGGGCGCACCTTCTCGGCCGCGACGCCCAGCACCTCGGCGCACATCATGGCCAGCGAGGCGCGGCTGCCGCCGATATCGGGGCAGCCTTCGACCAGCGAGATGGTGCCGTCGCGGTTGACGACGACGGTGGCCGCCGACTGGCCGCCGATGTTGATCCAGAAGCCGCTGGCGACGCCGCGCCCCTGGTTGGGCCCCAGATTGGCCTTATAATGCGGGTGGTCCTTGGCGATCGACAGGCATTCGAGGCCGCCCAACGGACCGTGGGTAGGTCCATAGGGCGCCTTGGAGCCTTCGACCGCCGAGTTCTTCGCCCGGAAGTCGATGGGATCCATGTTCAGCTCGCGCGCCAGCTCGTCCAGCACGGACTCGAAGGCGAACGCGCCGTTCGGCGCGCCGGGCGCGCGATAAGCATGGATCTTGGCGATGTTGACGACCACGTCATAGCCGGTGATCGACAGGTTCGGAATGTCGTAGGGCGCCGAACAGAACATCACCGCCGCGCCCACCGGCGAGCCCGGGAAAGCGCCGGCCTGGAACTTGATGACCACCTCGGCCGCGGTGATGGTGCCGTCCTTGGTGACGCCGATCTTGGCGGTCATGGAACTGCCGGAATGCGGACCGGTGGCGCGCAGCACCTCGCCGCGCGTCATGGTCATCTTCACCGGCCGGCCCGAGGCCTTGGCCAGCATCAGCGCCAGCGGCTCGAGATAGACCGTGGTCTTGCCGCCGAAGCCGCCGCCGATCTCGGCCGGGATCACCTTCAGCGACGAGGCTTCCATGCCCAGCATGTTCACGCACAGATCGCGGATCAGGAACTGGCCCTGGCTGGAGCACCAGACCATCGCCTGCCCGTCCTCGGCATAGTTGGCGACGCAGCCCTGCGGCTCGATATAGCCCTGGTGCACCGGCTTGGTGGTGTAGGTCCGCTCGATGACGATGTCGGCTTCTTCGAAGCCCTTGGCGATGTCGCCCTTGCCCACGAAGATGCGCTTGGCGACGTTGGACGGCTTCTCCGGCTTCGGGTCGACGCCGTCGGTGAACAGATCGTCGTGCAGCAGCGGCGCGCTCTCCTGCATCGCCTCGTCGACGTCGATGACGTGCGGCAGAACTTCATACTCAACCTCGATCAGGCCGAGCGCCTGCTGGGCGATCGCGTCGGAGATCGCGGCCACGGCGGCGACCGGATGGCCGTCGTAGAACACCTTGTCGCGCGCCAGCAGGTTCTTGGCCAGATGCTGGGCGTTGATCGCCGATTCGCCGGCCTGGGTGATGCCCGGCGGCGGCAGCGGCAGATCGGCGCTGGTGATCACGGCCTTGACGCCGGGCAGCGCGCGCGCCTTGTCGGTGTTGATCGACCGGATGACGGCGTGGGCGTGCGGGCTGCGCAGAACGCGGCCCCACAGCATGCCCGGCAGCGTGAAGTCCGAGGCGTAGTTGGCGCGGCCGGTGACCTTGTCGGCGCCGTCATGGCGGATCGGACGGGTGCCGACGACCTTGAATGACTTGGGTTCGTAGGTCATGCCTGTTGCCCTTTCATCCCGGCGGCCGCGTGCTGCACGGCGCGGACGATCTTGTCATATCCGGTGCAGCGGCACAAATTACCGGCCAGCCAGTAGCGGATCTCGGTTTCGGTGGGATCGGGATTGCGATCGAGCAGCGCCTTGGCCGCGACGATGAAACCCGGCGTGCAGAAGCCGCATTGCAGGGCGGCATCCTCCAGGAACGCCTGCTGAACCGGATGCAGCCGGTCGGGCGCGCCGATGCCTTCGATGGTGACGATTTCCTTGCCGGTCGCCTCGACCGCCAGCATCAGGCAGCCGCAGACCAGCGTGCCGTCGACCATGATGGAGCACGCGCCGCAATCGCCGGTGCCGCAGCCCTCCTTGGTGCCGGTCAGGCCCAGCGTGTTGCGCAGCACATCGAGCATGGTCTCCGGCGCCTCGCACAGGAACTCGACGGGATCGCCATTGACGGTGGTGGATACATGAGATTTGGCCATCAGCGTGCTCCCGCCCGTTCAAAGGCGATCAGCGTCGCCCGTTTCGCCAGTACCCCCACCACCTTGCGGCGGTAGTCGATGGTGCCGCGCTTGTCGTCGATCGGCCGGGCGGCGGCGCCGGCCAGTTCGGCGAGCTTCGCCAGCACGGCATCGTCCAGCCGCGAGCCGATCAGAATCTCCGCGGCCCCGTCCAGCAGCAGCGCCGTCGGCGCCACCGCGCCGATGCCGACCCGCGCGTCGGCGACGGCGCCATCGGCATCGAGGGTCAGGTTCACGGCGGCGCCGGCGACGGCGATGTCCATTTCCGTGCGGGGAATCATGCGCAGATAGGCGTCGCCCGAGCGCGCCGGACGCGCCGGCAGCAGGAACGAGGCGACGATCTCTCCCGCGGCCAGCGAGGTCCTGCCCGGTCCGGTGGCGATCTGCTCCACCGGCACGGAACGCCGGCCGTTCGGGCCGACGATCTCGGCCACCGCGCGCGCGGCGATCAGCGCCGGCGTGGTGTCGGCGGCCGGCGAGGCGTTGCACACGTTGCCGCCCAGGCTGGCCCGCCCCTGAACCTGCGTCGAACCGATCAGCCCGGCGGCCTCGACCACGCCCGGCCAGGCCTGCGCCAGCGCGGCATGATCGGTGATGTCCGCGCCGCACACCGCCGCGCCGATGCGGAAGCCGTTGCCCGTGTCGGAAATGGTCCGCATCTCGGCGATTCGCTTCACGTCGATGACCGCGCCCGGCGCCGCGCTGCCCGCGCGCAACTGCACGAGAAGGTCGGTGCCGCCCGCGAGAACACGGGCGCCGGCGACCGACGCCAAAGCCGCCACGGCCTCTTCGACCGAGGCTGGTGACTGATACTGCATTGAGTTTATCCCACCCTGAGCTTCACTGAATCGCGCCATCCCCAGCGCGATCATCACATCTTCCGATCACGGCCGGTTGCACCCGGGCCTTGTGGCGCGCTTATCAGGCCCTGGAGCCGTGCCGCCTGACGCGAGTATGAGTCCCTTTGCGCCGCCGGATCAAGTGTCCTGCCGCGCCCACTCCCGCCGCAGCCTTTCCGCCGTGTCCCTGACATGGCGGCGATACAGCGGGATGCCGCGATAGGCCATGTCCAGCGCCGGATAGGCGCCACTGGTGAAACCACGCCAGGCGATGCAGCAGCACACGGCGTTCCGGACACCGCGCCAGATGGCGTAATAGGCGCTGCTGGCGGGGTCGGGATCCTGGCCGCCGGCGGAACGATAGGCCCTGAGAAATTCGGGCCAGGCGACAAGCGGCTCGACCCACGGCCGGCACGCGGCGAGATCCTCTGCCGGATCGCCCGGATGGGCGAATTCCCAATCCAGCAGGGCGGCGATCCGCGTCCCGTCCACGGCCAACGAACCGGCGCTCAGATCGCCATGCAGCAGCGAGGTGCGCGCGGCCCCCGGCGGCGTATGGTCCAGCAACCACAGGAACGCCGCCTGCAGCGTCGGCGACGGATGGGTTCGCAGCGCCAGCCAGCGGTCGCGCCAGGTCTCGACCGCCGCGCGGATTTCCCGGCGAGGATCGTCGGCCGGCGTGAACCCGGCCGCCGCGACCACACGCGCGTCGAGACTGTGCAGCCGTCCGAGGATGCGGGCAAGGGCGAGGCAGGCCTCGGCGCGGCTGTCGTCATCATCGGACTCGCTCCAGCGCGAATCGGCGCCCGGCGGCAGCGCGGCGGACAGCATGAAGGGCTGGCCCAATGGCGCCGCCTCGGTTTCGCACCAGAGCGGCTCCAGAACGGGAAAGCCCGCCTGGTGAAGAATGCGCAGCACCGCGAATTCACCGCTGACGGACATTCCCGGCGGCGTGAACGGATAGTCCCGGCGCAGCAGCATCTCCCGCCCGCGGCCGATGCCCGATGTCAGGAGAATCTGGGAGGTTTCCCGGCAATGGCCACGCGGCACGGCCCTGATCCGCGAGACCGAGGCCCCGGCATCGGCTGGAAACACCTCGCGCGCGTAGGCGGTGAGCCGTGTCTCCGACAGGGGCGTCAGTGATTCGGCGAGCCGGATCGGGGCGCGCTCGCGTTCCGAGCCGAGGAGACTGGCCTCCCGGTCGAACAGCAGCAGGTCGGCGCCGACCGCCTGGCTGATCGCGGTCTCGCGGCCACCGTCGCCATCCAGCGCCGCCAGTTCCGCGTCGAGCGCCCGCAGCAGGCCTTCGTAGTCCGGCAGAGAGCCAGCGATATCGGATGTCAGCGCCGCATCGCCGGTCGCGGCGGGCATGGCGGACTCCGGGCCGCGCAGGCGCGCGAGGGCTTCCGCCTGGGCGCGCGTCAGCGGCTCGACCTGTCCCGGCAGGTCACGCTGCCACACGGTGAGATAGGCCAGCAGCTCGCTCATCATGGCCGCGGCCTCGCGCGCGGCAGGCAACGCGAGCTCGGGCGCGATCACCGCGTCGAGGTCGCGGCGAATCGCGCTGAGCAGCGCAGCCATCGTGCTATTCCGATCCGACAATCCCGCCCCCAGAGACCGGCCAACTTATCCACAGACACTAGACGAGTTGCGAAACCGGCCAAAGCCCTTTGCGCAGGCGCTCAGGAACCGCCGGTCAAGGGCGCGTGGAGCGGGGCTTCGCGGTCGGCCTGCCGCTTCATGTAGCCCCGCAACGCCTTCACCAGACGCTGCGCCCGGCGCTCGCCCAGCGGCTCGGGGTCCGCCTCCGCGGTCGCGAGCGCCTTGTCTATCAGCGCACGCAGCCGCCGGTTCTCGGCCTGCAGCACGGCAAGCGCGGGATAATGGGCGGGCGTGTGCCAGACCCGGTCCAGTTCCTTGGCGATCTCCGCCGCCAGCCCGGACCAGTTCGGCGCGGGCAGATGGCCGGTTTCCTGCGCGATGGCCGCGAGCAGCAGGCGCTGATCGGCGATGTCGTTCCAGATGATCTCGCCCTCGCACTCGATTCGCACGGCGAGCGCGTCGAGCTGGGTGTTGATCTCGCGCAGATCGGCGGCAAGGCCCGGATCGCCCATGGCGGGCAGCACGCGCTGGC harbors:
- a CDS encoding nuclear transport factor 2 family protein is translated as MSTGPMEDVLAIRELVERYCDAVMLKDPALWATTWAEDGASWVMYGNLMDGRDVIVSRWTEMMSAVKSISFFPMMVSVDVNGDTATSKNYFKEDIELHDGRTYSSTGYYNDVLIKREGRWFFETRTHTSLHRSAQISIVTNVEN
- a CDS encoding PAS domain S-box protein, which encodes MNRPPDSLPAPPDSPGLWGLFLAHTPASVAVLDRDLRYLAVSDRWYKDLELEGVEVVGRLHYDVFPDLDEERRERHRRCLAGEIIRHDSDEYILPSGARLSVKWEYVPWRDRQGEVGGILIFSEVVTREKLLEERVEAEANRLKRAELLGGSGAWEWDIAENRVTWSEGVAALLGLAGQEADDNDWMRLVHPEDKESLARSVTDALRGEASYDLEARVVRDDGRLLHLRILGEVTRDAAGHPLSVLGAMQDVSQSRQQERELRTLHRRYRLASEVSGTAAWEILPLERRILADENLARLIGRGNETISDNLDDWIAALPPADQRKVEEVLAGIVAGERSTYDLTMRTRLPDGRSIWLSAYGRVLGRQTGETLRIVGTTRDVTERKQAELALANSERNLLVAQQIAQLGSWEWDVGSETLNCSPEMLRLYGFPADHGPLPLGDLMSRVHPDDAARVAADVERLRSGQDEIIETEMRLVRPEGGTIWITGLARAFLNEKGGVIRMNGAVQDNTARRAADREIAIRDSALQNSAGAIAMVGADGYFSYGNRAFMDLMGATGPEEIRRLHALDPVRDPELAQAAFGSLLGPPGHWEGELPIVRLDGSHRDVLVAAAAHRGAPDEEPLIIASYMDVTERNEALREVARSERQLRQAQSMARLGETHYDAASRLYTMPAATRAILGVGDEFACFDAKAGQALIHPDDRAALNVGAERLIRGVDERAETTYRFMSQTRGMLHVQTVNYVERDATGRVIGMNGIIQDVTHIKQAEQEAHEARQRAERYLDIAGVIIIALDPDGTIRLVNRQCRELLGYAEDELMGRNWFQLAVPPDVRSDLKLGLDRLVDTGDDRYQRREGYVVTRKGERRLIDWITSSVRDSQTGEISILSSGRDLTELRRAEQSLRDSEARNRAVMEAASIGIVTMDSAGAIVSLNPEAERIVGAPVRDMAGNRLSEVLLSEDRAVYAAMFLPVGDAGDPKAGLGVPREFTLLRHGSETVPVEISVTAMQIGGQRAYVAAIQDITDRKRAEAQLQQVQKLETIGQLTGGVAHDFNNLLMAMQVNIEMLKEMVEDDPDGNEFADAALSSVARGAELTSRLLAFSRRQPLRPKVIDINKLVDDTVRILQRTLGEQIAIETMLQRDVWPVEVDRSQLENVLMNLAVNARDAMPLGGRLTIETLNAQLDDHYAAEHGEVEAGDYLMLAVTDTGTGMTPQVIARAFEPFFTTKDVGRGSGLGLSMTYGFVKQSGGHIKIYSEPGEGTTIKIYFPRDKAGVAEDEPVRETRTVKTGTETILLVEDDPAVRQTVTVLLESLGYRVVVASDGPEAIQLVSDGVRPDLLLADIVLPKGMTGRQVSEAIGEKLPGCKTLFMSGYTENAIIHHGRLDEGVVLLSKPFPRNELADKLREVLDS
- a CDS encoding sulfotransferase family protein; the encoded protein is MALSVIGAGFGRTGTLSLKGALELLGFDPCYHMMEVMQHGFGGKWHDIAHGAAPDWEDVFQGYKATVDWPACNYYRELAELYPDAKVILSLRDADKWYDSCQATIFRAMKMPREGAPPNVQVQMEMARKLVIENTFGGDIDDRAHAIAVYNRHNETVRKVIPADRLLVFQASDGWEPLCRFLGVPVPAAPYPKVNTTEEFQQHFPPPR
- a CDS encoding glucose 1-dehydrogenase, with protein sequence MSGRFDLTGKVALVTGGSRGLGKEMVLAFAEAGADVIIASRKLENCRTLADEVAQRFGRKALPYAAHVGNWNELDGLVDAAYDAFGKVDILVNNAGMSPLYPSPEDISEALYDKVLDINLKGPFRLSALVGGRMARGDGGSIINISSIASLRPTANVIPYAAAKAGLNAMTMAYAHAYGPTVRVNCICCGAFRTDVSKAWDMEAAESRARTNYALQRIGEPEEVVGAALYFASDASSYTTGAVLTVDGGR
- a CDS encoding NAD(P)/FAD-dependent oxidoreductase, which translates into the protein MAGAREKGPRVAILGAGMSGLCMGIALKRAGLDDFVIYEKADNVGGTWRDNTYPGVACDVPSHLYSYSFAPNPDWSHVYAPGAEIQAYFERCATIYGLWPHMKLGQEVTDARFDEAGHRWRLTTGAGEHDTADVLVSAIGALHIPNHPDIAGLDGFAGSVMHSAAWNPGIELSGKRVAVIGSAASAVQIVPSIADGAGHIEVFQRTPNWIIPRLDRAYPKSWKRAFRRLPFLGRLHRWQLYWMLESRFPLFLRRNRRNEREKRLALRHLESQVPDPDLRAKLTPDYPPGCKRILVSDDYYPALALEHVHLVTEPIARIEPDGIVTTDGALHHAEMIILATGFRTTDMPKTEITGRGGLTLNEAWKDGMAAHRTVAVPGFPNFFMLLGPNSGLGHSSIIFMVEQQVRYLMQCLRKLVARRTIEPRPDSAARFDAALQRGLAGTIWQAGCKSWYQDENGKITTLWPHGTIRYWWDMRKVRFGEYTLK